From a single Micromonas commoda chromosome 5, complete sequence genomic region:
- a CDS encoding translation initiation factor SUI1 (Possesses SUI1 domains), whose amino-acid sequence MTDALDSLGPNFSFQDDDKPAKESNTADSVQSNYIHIRSQQRNGRKSLTTIQGINPKINKKVILKECKKKFNCNGTIVDDPDLGQVIQLQGDQRKVVAQFLVDEKIAKKDVIKVHGS is encoded by the exons ATgaccgacgccctcgacaGCCTGG GCCCCAACTTTTCCTTTCAGGACGACGATAAGCCTGCAAAGGAAAGCAACACCGCGGACTCTGTTCAGTCGAACTACATCCACATTCGCTCCCAGCAGCGCAACGGCCGCAAGTCCTTGACGACCATCCAG GGAATCAACCCCAAGATCAACAAGAAGGTGATCCTCAAGGAGTGCAAGAAGAAGTTCAACTGCAACGGCACGATCGTTGATGATCCCGACCTTGGCCAGGTGATCCAGCTTCAGGGCGACCAGCGCAAGGTGGTCGCGCAgttcctcgtcgacgagaagATCGCGAAGAAGGACGTGATCAAAGTGCACGGCTCTTAA